The proteins below are encoded in one region of Anoplopoma fimbria isolate UVic2021 breed Golden Eagle Sablefish chromosome 19, Afim_UVic_2022, whole genome shotgun sequence:
- the LOC129107944 gene encoding C-C motif chemokine 4-like: MRTLCFTLGLLLLTACCCNAMPKAPQYNTAPGNCCFKVSTHSLPLKRVSSITKTHSSCLKQAFIVKTIKRRQICYSRTFQWAMDVYEQLHNKRH, from the exons ATGAGGACTCTCTGCTTCACTCtgggcctgctgctgctcaccgCCTGCTGCTGCAACGCCATGC CTAAAGCTCCACAGTACAACACAGCGCCTGGAAACTGCTGCTTCAAGGTCTCCACGCACAGTTTGCCATTAAAGCGTGTCTCCAGCATAACCAAGACCCACAGCTCCTGTCTGAAGCAGGCTTTCAT AGTCAAGACTATCAAAAGGAGACAGATCTGCTACAGTAGAACGTTCCAGTGGGCTATGGACGTCTACGAACAGCTGCACAATAAGCGGCACTGA